The following are from one region of the Mustela lutreola isolate mMusLut2 chromosome 9, mMusLut2.pri, whole genome shotgun sequence genome:
- the HELZ2 gene encoding helicase with zinc finger domain 2 isoform X2 — protein sequence MLSPRSGSSPTSPMATKEQSLARLCAQVDLHLGCPHCTQRLNESTYVLRRTEHHCPREILLARFRGATKSRVWRKVARRPSFPRPARYDVCWYYSPGLGCRRHGNQCTFARSREEALVWNFEREHNVGRLWLKTELQGGGAQGEQHSPADAIRAEHGGHFQLLCSHCFRSCPPRLCPMDAQGLCPQHGACPSLLAHVSAEGRRKQQVVEVRPQPQYGQPLAYCMYVGRGRPCRHGASRCQYAHSAVEMAVWEAEQLGGLQRQDLLSPTAPREDECAAPCGQPPSVRLYCRACLVTCPSQEAFENHCSSLDHAQMVALDPAEIWEHRSPPTGLSAFELCPNPDLCEYGDACTKAHSEPELQEWVRRAQGLELREQAAWQEGLVSYQARLLAEYQRSRSEVLVLAETVDGVSVTCNQPLVHQAPEKKTRHSWVFDIRSEEPLLHVALLKQELGADFSLVAPRLPPGQLYAKGERFRVRAAPAGFRVEVRVQGASFGCFEQWVVFDFGRRPALLRKLGLLLGQVHCPGPQGRPACGHAEELERWHTGNRHVVPGVERTAEQVALVAKYKVPALALDFSPGGSVPGPMSCADYRPRVHQFLYEEEAAQQRLVARLNFRGPVSLRTALETPALGMLFPPSGALYAEVPTPSARTPDTDEGFLLGRAVSTALVAPVPAPDRTVFEVQLETRASSERAVWLLLPARCCVALGLRPDTSPFLEVQFQIDPLTFRFWHQAVDALPDVRLVVPDLPTCSLPRPLPAPPAMRGNHKQKLAVALIAGSSPGGVRPIAPLLIYGPFGTGKTYTLAMASLEVIRQPHTRVLICTHTNSAADIYIEEHFHRYVSSGHPEATPLRVMFTDRPPSQTDAATLRYCLLTGDRRAFRAPTRAELEQHRIVVATASQARELRLPSGFFSHILIDEAAQMLECEALTPLRYAGPSTRLVLAGDHRQVTPRLFSVPSAQAAGHTLLCRLFWHYQREAHAVARHSRLIFHENYRCTEAILQFVSRHFYLAEGSPIHASGRVPRHPMHYPLMFCHVAGNPERDLSRASWLNAAEIAQVVEKVQEIYQTWPPCWGSREQRHICAVSHGAQVVALRQELRKRDLGQVSVGSFEILPGREFRAVVLSTVHSCSSLLSCGAPALGFFTDARVLNTVMTRAQSQVVAVGNAVALCSFGACSKLWKSFIRECMKHCSVWPESLSLEHIEQSAVQSRRQRWALHAERSVAAVAQNAVPQEGTTGALATEHVATDKVAPGAEGRTSPPKTLAAGGEAAQSTEAGDAALVSAAAGCRVVRETATVPPEAEDRTSAGNSSVGDVAPGKAVAGLPATEDGDPEDLEDSESDFWPSDLELNADDSILQELLDEARNLAVTVREDGLLDAVAQPESPQQARQYRSLPRAALQKLLSLEPELYRPCAFMQETFERALAIPLDDADCGPIHIRGRLHCGMAFSGDEVLVEVLGADRGPSGRLQGRVVGVLKRKRRELVFVCRTDEWDPRIMTPIDGSVTKIFVAELKDPLQVPVHCVQQGRVRRVGYERLPAEARGSRLFLVRVVLWRPRFYYPLGIILEVLPEATTWEQSLRILDLEHGLRAPGPEPASVSKALQKYRAELSRAPDRREDCRGFLTFTVDPQGACYLDDALSVRDLGSRYEVAVHIADVASAVPRDGPLDLEARRRGVTFYAPDREPQPMLPASLCQDALSLLPGQDRLAVSLFLTAEKGSDQLKGLHIAPSVIRSDRQLSYEEAEHIIRQHPGAGGELPSLLDSVDACVVAACHFSRVLRRVRLETDAHYEQPSEDGVLGFRAAHTMVKEYMIQFNRLVAELLVSSECTRTVTLLRWQPAPSERQLAALEEKHGELVPLSLHLRHHLRGCGSPGRQVYLLATLWRHLQRAARAGDHNLLADLITTDDVHPSLAPVGLDLRKALGRSVFGRSRQGEQQAAGHYALRVDWYTWATSPIRRYLDVVVQRQVLLVLGHGGAPYSARDIDGLCQEFSHQHARAQAYQRQARSLHLAAQLRVQPRGKLGIVAGVEMGARGFKLLFPTNPETLPDPCPVQYRALQLAEHPRDLAGRPGLRLEWRRRIYSVQAEGLRSPQPGTLLDPHTRRVDAARWEQLLELVQAERWPEAAALVRELGTAEPPPRELGRVRHSRCGHFVEVSRELGSGDVLQVQLSACPQRGFLVPSLQLCTVAPGLTLCLQHVERPGDCFLDQAPRAAQDRCLDEGEYARVWGPFCSLESAAGAVSEGDSITLQQVSVSWDTKQVAQGRLCGSFCLEPSFLSEHGIDLGFGHCYLCIRLEGLPAMPVTGELHPPTGPGRPPLLSIDPDTYTWVAHGLTGHWDPKEGQADRQETSRQVYFFVQHMPMEKVPEEVLRSGTRFTIEVLPKQLPDIRKEEAVSRLDRASPLVVSIALGRPIPPPFRLAPEQTLHRGTYSRLLEKRMFDLPGGRHTLNSSQNRAVRAALQKPFTVIQGPPGTGKTVVGFHIVFWFHKANEEQVRWAGCVGALPDGAGPGGW from the exons ATGCTGTCCCCACGGTCTGGTTCGTCACCCACCAGCCCCATGGCCACCAAGGAGCAGTCTCTGGCCAGGCTGTGTGCCCAGGTGGACCTGCACCTGGGCTGCCCTCACTGTACTCAGCGCCTGAATGAGAGCACGTATGTGCTGCGCCGGACAGAGCACCACTGTCCGCGAGAGATCCTGCTGGCCCGCTTCAGGGGAGCCACCAAGAGCAGGGTGTGGCGCAAGGTGGCCCGTCGGCCCAGCTTCCCACGGCCTGCCCGCTATGACGTCTGCTGGTACTACAGCCCGGGGCTCGGCTGCCGGCGGCACGGCAACCAGTGCACCTTTGCCCGCAGCCGGGAGGAGGCCCTGGTCTGGAACTTCGAGCGGGAGCACAATGTCGGGCGTCTGTGGCTCAAGACTGAGCTGCAGGGTGGGGGTGCCCAGGGGGAGCAGCACAGCCCCGCGGACGCCATCCGCGCCGAGCATGGCGGTCACTTCCAGctgctctgctctcactgcttccGGAGCTGTCCTCCACGCCTCTGCCCCATGGACGCCCAGGGCCTCTGCCCCCAGCACGGGGCCTGCCCTTCACTCCTGGCTCACGTGAGCGCCGAGGGCCGCCGCAAGCAGCAGGTAGTGGAGGTGCGGCCGCAGCCCCAGTATGGCCAGCCGCTGGCCTACTGCATGTACGTGGGGCGCGGGCGGCCGTGCCGGCACGGGGCCTCCCGCTGCCAGTACGCACACAGTGCGGTGGAGATGGCCGTGTGGGAGGCCGAGCAGCTGGGGGGGCTCCAGCGGCAGGACCTGCTCTCGCCCACTGCCCCCCGAGAGGACGAATGTGCAGCTCCCTGCGGCCAGCCTCCCAGCGTCCGGCTGTACTGCCGTGCCTGCCTGGTCACCTGCCCCTCCCAGGAGGCCTTCGAGAACCACTGCTCATCCCTGGACCACGCACAGATGGTGGCCTTGGACCCGGCCGAGATCTGGGAGCACCGCAGCCCACCCACGGGGCTCTCCGCGTTTGAGCTCTGCCCCAA TCCCGACCTCTGTGAGTACGGGGATGCCTGCACCAAGGCGCACTCCGAGCCGGAGCTGCAGGAGTGGGTGCGGCGGGCGCAGGGCCTGGAGCTGAGGGAGCAGGCCGCCTGGCAGGAGGGGCTGGTGTCTTACCAGGCCCGGCTGCTGGCTGAGTACCAGCGAAGTCGAAGTGAGGTCCTGGTG CTGGCGGAGACTGTGGACGGCGTGTCCGTCACCTGCAACCAGCCCTTGGTGCATCAGGCCCCCGAAAAGAAGACTCGGCACAGCTGGGTATTTGACATCCGCTCTGAG GAACCCCTGCTGCACGTGGCCCTGCTCAAGCAGGAGCTGGGAGCAGACTTCTCGCTGGTGGCCCCCCGCCTCCCGCCGGGCCAGCTCTATGCGAAGGGGGAGCGCTTCCGAGTGCGCGCCGCCCCAGCCGGGTTCCGGGTGGAGGTGCGCGTGCAGGGCGCCTCCTTCGGCTGCTTCGAGCAGTGGGTGGTTTTCGACTTTGGCCGCCGGCCGGCCTTGCTACGAaagctggggctgctgctgggccAGGTGCACTGCCCGGGGCCGCAGGGCAGGCCGGCGTGCGGCCACGCCGAGGAGCTGGAGCGCTGGCACACGGGCAACCGCCACGTGGTGCCCGGTGTGGAGCGGACGGCCGAGCAGGTGGCCCTGGTGGCCAAGTACAAGGTGCCCGCCCTGGCGCTGGACTTCTCTCCCGGGGGCTCCGTCCCAGGCCCCATGTCCTGTGCCGACTACCGTCCGAGGGTGCACCAGTTTCTCTATGAGGAAGAGGCGGCTCAGCAGCGGCTGGTGGCCAG GCTGAACTTCCGGGGCCCGGTGTCCCTGAGGACAGCCCTGGAGACGCCGGCCCTGGGTATGCTCTTCCCGCCATCAGGGGCCCTCTATGCCGAGGTCCCCACACCCTCCGCGCGGACGCCGGACACGGACGAGGGCTTTCTGCTGGGCCGGGCGGTCAGCACAGCCCTGGTGGCCCCCGTCCCCGCACCCGACCGCACCGTGTTTGAAGTGCAGCTGGAGACGCGGGCGAGCTCGGAGCGGGCGGTGTGGCTGCTGCTGCCGGCCCGCTGCTGCGTGGCCCTGGGGCTGCGGCCCGACACCAGCCCCTTCCTTGAGGTGCAGTTCCAGATCGACCCACTGACCTTCCGATTCTGGCACCAGGCGGTAGACGCGCTGCCTGATGTGCGACTGGTGGTGCCAGACCTGCCGACATGCTCCTTGCCCCGGCCTCTGCCTGCACCCCCCGCGATGCGCGGCAACCACAAGCAGAAGCTGGCCGTGGCGCTTATTGCGGGTAGTAGCCCGGGGGGCGTCCGGCCCATTGCCCCCCTGCTCATCTACGGCCCGTTTGGCACAGGAAAGACCTACACGCTGGCCATGGCCTCCCTGGAGGTCATCCGGCAGCCCCACACCAGGGTGCTCATCTGCACGCACACCAACAG CGCGGCCGACATCTACATCGAGGAGCACTTCCACCGCTATGTGAGCAGTGGCCACCCTGAGGCCACTCCACTCCGGGTGATGTTCACGGACCGCCCGCCCAGCCAGACGGACGCGGCCACGCTGCGCTACTGCCTCCTGACCGGGGACCGCCGGGCCTTCCGCGCCCCGACACGGGCCGAGCTGGAGCAGCACCGCATTGTGGTGGCCACGGCGTCCCAGGCGCGCGAGCTCAGGTTGCCCAGCGGGTTCTTCTCGCACATCCTCATCGACGAGGCCGCCCAGATGCTGGAGTGCGAGGCGCTCACCCCGCTGCGCTACGCCGGGCCCAGCACGCGCCTGGTGCTGGCAGGGGACCACCGGCAGGTCACGCCCAGGCTCTTCAGCGTGCCGAGTGCCCAGGCCGCGGGCCACACGCTGCTCTGCCGCCTCTTCTGGCACTACCAGAGGGAGGCCCACGCCGTGGCGCGGCACAGCCGGCTCATCTTCCACGAGAACTACCGCTGCACCGAGGCCATCCTTCAGTTTGTCTCGCGGCACTTCTACCTGGCCGAGGGCAGCCCCATCCACGCCAGCGGCCGGGTCCCCCGCCACCCCATGCACTACCCTCTCATGTTCTGCCACGTGGCGGGCAACCCCGAGCGGGACCTGTCACGCGCATCCTGGCTGAACGCGGCGGAGATCGCGCAGGTCGTGGAGAAGGTGCAGGAGATCTACCAGACATGGCCCCCCTGCTGGGGCAGCCGCGAGCAGAGGCACATCTGTGCCGTGTCCCATGGTGCCCAG GTGGTCGCGCTGAGGCAGGAGCTGAGGAAGAGGGACCTGGGCCAGGTGTCTGTGGGCAGCTTTGAGATCCTGCCAG gGCGGGAGTTCCGGGCTGTGGTGCTGAGCACCGTGCACAGCTGCAGCAGCCTGCTGAGCTGCGGGGCGCCCGCCCTGGGCTTCTTCACCGACGCCCGCGTGCTCAACACCGTCATGACGCGCGCCCAGTCCCAGGTGGTGGCTGTGGGCAACGCCGTGGCCCTCTGCTCCTTCGGGGCCTGTAGCAAGCTCTGGAAGAGCTTCATCCGCGAGTGCATGAAGCACTGCAGCGTCTGGCCCGAGAGCCTGTCCCTGGAGCACATCGAGCAGAGTGCGGTGCAGAGCAGGAGGCAGCGCTGGGCCCTCCACGCAGAGAGATCTGTGGCTGCCGTGGCCCAGAACGCTGTCCCGCAGGAGGGCACAACAGGGGCTCTAGCCACAGAGCACGTGGCCACGGACAAGGTGGCACCAGGGGCTGAAGGGAGGACATCCCCTCCCAAGACCTTGGCAGCGGGAGGCGAGGCCGCACAGAGCACAGAGGCTGGGGACGCGGCCCTGGTGTCTGCGGCGGCGGGCTGCCGGGTGGTGAGGGAGACCGCCACGGTGCCCCCAGAGGCTGAGGACAGGACCTCAGCTGGGAACTCGTCGGTGGGGGACGTGGCCCCGGGGAAGGCAGTGGCCGGGCTGCCGGCCACGGAAGATGGGGACCCCGAGGACCTCGAGGACTCGGAGTCGGACTTCTGGCCCTCCGACTTGGAGCTCAACGCGGACGACTCCATCCTGCAGGAGCTCCTGGATGAAGCCCGAAACTTGGCGGTGACCGTCCGGGAAGACGGGCTGCTGGACGCCGTCGCCCAGCCCGAGTCCCCACAGCAGGCCCGGCAGTACAGGAGCCTGCCGCGGGCCGCGCTGCAGAagctgctgagcctggagcctgagctGTACCGCCCCTGCGCCTTCATGCAGGAGACCTTCGAGCGGGCGCTGGCCATCCCACTGGACGACGCGGACTGCGGCCCCATCCACATCAGGGGCCGCCTGCACTGTGGGATGGCCTTCAGCGGGGACGAGGTGCTGGTGGAGGTCCTGGGCGCAGACAGAGGCCCCTCGGGGAGGCTTCAGGGCCGCGTGGTGGGCGTGCTGAAGAGGAAGCGGCGGGAGCTGGTGTTCGTGTGCCGCACGGACGAGTGGGACCCTCGCATCATGACCCCCATCGACGGCTCCGTGACCAAGATCTTCGTGGCCGAGCTGAAGGACCCGCTGCAGGTTCCCGTGCACTGCGTCCAGCAGGGCCGTGTGCGGCGCGTGGGGTACGAGCGGCTCCCCGCTGAGGCCCGCGGCAGCCGACTCTTCTTGGTGCGTGTTGTCCTGTGGCGACCCCGCTTCTACTACCCCCTGGGCATCATCCTGGAGGTGCTACCTGAGGCTACCACCTGGGAGCAGAGTCTCCGCATCCTGGACCTGGAGCACGGCCTGAGGGCGCCGGGGCCAGAGCCAGCCTCCGTCAGCAAGGCACTGCAGAAGTACCGGGCAGAGCTCAGTCGGGCGCCCGACCGCCGGGAGGACTGCCGTGGCTTTCTGACCTTCACCGTGGACCCCCAGGGTGCCTGCTACCTGGACGATGCCCTCAGCGTCCGAGATCTGGGCTCCAGGTACGAGGTGGCCGTGCACATTGCCGATGTGGCCAGCGCTGTCCCCAGGGATGGGCCTCTGGACCTGGAGGCCCGAAGACGGGGCGTGACATTCTACGCCCCTGACCGGGAGCCGCAGCCCATGCTGCCGGCCAGCCTCTGCCAGGATGCGCTCAGCCTCCTGCCGGGCCAGGATCGCTTGGccgtctccctcttcctcacggCTGAAAAGGGCAGTGACCAGCTCAAAGGCCTGCACATCGCGCCCTCGGTGATCCGCTCTGACCGCCAGCTGTCCTACGAGGAGGCCGAGCACATCATCAGGCAGCACCCGGGTGCCGGTGGGGAGCTGCCCAGCCTCTTGGATTCTGTGGACGCATGTGTCGTGGCCGCCTGCCACTTCTCCCGGGTGCTGCGCCGAGTCCGCTTGGAGACCGACGCACACTACGAGCAGCCCAGCGAGGACGGCGTGCTGGGCTTCCGCGCGGCCCACACCATGGTCAAGGAGTACATGATCCAGTTCAACAGGCTGGTGGCCGAGCTCCTTGTGAGCAGCGAGTGCACGCGGACGGTCACGCTGCTGCGGTGGCAGCCCGCGCCCAGTGAGCGCCAGCTTGCAGCACTGGAGGAGAAgcacggggagctggtgcccctttcCCTGCACCTGCGCCACCACCTGCGGGGCTGTGGGTCTCCCGGCCGACAGGTCTATCTCCTGGCCACCCTGTGGAGGCACCTGCAGCGCGCCGCCCGTGCTGGGGACCACAATCTGCTGGCGGACCTCATCACCACAGATGACGTGCACCCCTCCCTGGCTCCCGTGGGCCTCGACCTCCGCAAGGCCCTGGGCCGCTCTGTGTTTGGCCGCTCCCGCcagggtgagcagcaggctgCGGGGCACTACGCGCTGCGGGTGGACTGGTACACGTGGGCCACCTCGCCCATCCGCAGGTACCTGGACGTGGTAGTGCAGCGGCAGGTCCTGCTGGTGCTGGGCCATGGGGGCGCTCCCTACTCCGCCAGGGACATAGACGGGCTCTGCCAGGAATTCAGCCACCAGCACGCGCGCGCCCAGGCCTATCAGCGCCAGGCCCGAAGCCTGCATCTGGCTGCACAGCTCCGGGTCCAGCCCCGGGGCAAGCTGGGCATCGTGGCGGGCGTGGAGATGGGCGCCCGCGGCTTCAAGCTGCTCTTTCCCACCAACCCCGAGACCTTGCCTGACCCCTGCCCTGTACAGTACCGCGCCCTGCAGCTGGCCGAGCACCCCAGGGACCTGGCTGGGCGGCCCGGCCTGCGGCTGGAATGGCGGCGCCGCATCTACTCGGTGCAGGCGGAAGGGCTGCGCTCCCCGCAGCCCGGCACCCTGTTGGACCCCCACACCCGGCGGGTGGACGCCGCCCGGTGGGAGCAGCTGCTGGAGCTAGTGCAGGCGGAGCGGTGGCCCGAGGCGGCGGCCCTGGTGCGGGAGCTGGGCACGGCAGAGCCCCCGCCCCGGGAGCTGGGCCGCGTGAGGCACAGCCGCTGCGGCCACTTCGTGGAGGTGTCCCGGGAGCTGGGCAGCGGGGACGTGCTGCAGGTGCAGCTCAGCGCCTGCCCGCAGCGGGGCTTCCTGGTGCCAAGCCTGCAGCTGTGCACCGTGGCGCCgggcctcaccctctgcctgcagcaCGTAGAGCGGCCCGGCGACTGCTTCCTGGACCAGGCACCCCGGGCGGCGCAGGACCGGTGTCTCGATGAAGGCGAGTACGCCCGTGTGTGGGGGCCGTTCTGCTCTCTGGAGTCGGCCGCAGGCGCCGTCTCGGAGGGGGACTCCATCACTCTGCAGCAGGTCAGCGTGTCCTGGGACACAAAGCAGGTGGCGCAGGGGCGGCTGTGCGGCTCCTTCTGCCTGGAGCCGTCCTTCCTCAGCGAGCACGGCATTGACCTCGGCTTCGGCCACTGCTACCTCTGCATCCGGCTCGAGGGGCTGCCGGCCATGCCCGTTACAGGGGAGCTGCACCCCCCAACTGGCCCCGGCCGGCCTCCCCTCCTGAGCATCGACCCTGACACGTACACTTGGGTGGCCCATGGGCTGACAGGACACTGGGACCCGAAGGAGGGCCAGGCCGACCGGCAGGAGACCTCCAGGCAGGTGTACTTCTTCGTCCAGCACATGCCCATGGAGAAAGTTCCAGAAGAGGTGCTGAGATCGGGCACTCGATTCACTATTGAGGTGCTGCCCAAGCAGCTTCCTGACAT TCGCAAGGAAGAAGCCGTGAGCAGGTTGGACCGTGCGTCCCCGCTGGTGGTCAGCATTGCCCTGGGCCGGCCCATCCCTCCGCCCTTCCGCCTTGCTCCTGAGCAGACCCTCCACAGAG GGACGTACAGCAGGCTCCTGGAGAAACGCATGTTCGACCTCCCCGGAGGCCGCCACACCCTGAACTCCAGCCAGAACCGGGCTGTCAGGGCAGCCCTGCAGAAGCCGTTCACAGTGATCCAGGGCCCGCCAG GCACGGGGAAGACCGTGGTGGGTTTCCACATCGTGTTCTGGTTTCACAAGGCAAATGAGGAGCAG GTGCGCTGGGCTGGTTGTGTGGGGGCTTTGCCTGACGGTGCTGGTCCCGGGGGATGGTGA